One Malania oleifera isolate guangnan ecotype guangnan chromosome 10, ASM2987363v1, whole genome shotgun sequence genomic region harbors:
- the LOC131165880 gene encoding tetrahydroberberine oxidase-like, whose protein sequence is MEMEASSSSLILLSFVSLLLVSVSWASSSAHTHQNFLQCLYASGNSTSISKVIYTPTNSSYTSILQFPIQNFRFLTPNTPKPQVIVTPLHESHIQAAIICSKKYGMQIRVRSGGHDFEGLSYVADHDDVHSFVVIDLINLRSVSVDVENGAAWVQAGATIGELYYAIAKKSRTLGFPGGVCPTVGVGGHISGGGYGTMVRKYGLAADHVIDARIVDVNGRILDREAMGEDLFWAIRGGGGASFGVILSWQIKLVPVPSTVTVFRLNRTLEQNATHLVHRWQYVADKIDEDLLIRVIVRTVNSTRGGKQNQSTVQATFSSFFLGGVEGLLDVMQKSFPELGLAKEDCIEMSWIESVLYVAGFSRGQPLDVLLNRTPLVRAFFKTKSDYVREPISKIGLERIWERLYHMNVGEAQLYLTPFGGRMNDISESETPFPHRAGNVYQIQYLLVWGEEGAPALKRHLGWMRKLYGYMARYVSKSPRAAYINYRDLELGVNAPRGSTSYKRASTWGLKYFKNNFNRLVHVKTMVDPGNFFRNEQSIPSLAV, encoded by the coding sequence ATGGAGATGGAGGCCTCAAGCTCTTCACTAATTTTACTCTCATTTGTTTCTCTTCTCCTCGTCTCTGTTTCATGGGCTTCTTCATCGGCTCATACGCACCAGAACTTCCTTCAATGCCTCTATGCTTCCGGCAACTCCACCTCCATCTCCAAAGTCATTTACACCCCAACCAATTCCTCCTACACATCAATCTTGCAGTTCCCAATTCAAAACTTTCGATTTTTGACACCCAACACACCAAAGCCACAGGTCATCGTCACCCCTTTGCATGAATCTCACATTCAAGCCGCCATTATTTGCTCCAAGAAGTATGGCATGCAGATCAGAGTTCGGAGCGGAGGCCACGACTTCGAGGGCCTTTCCTACGTCGCTGATCACGACGACGTTCATTCGTTCGTCGTCATCGATCTCATAAATCTTCGCTCAGTTAGTGTTGATGTAGAAAATGGAGCCGCGTGGGTTCAAGCGGGCGCAACAATTGGAGAACTTTATTACGCAATTGCGAAGAAGAGTAGAACTCTTGGCTTCCCGGGAGGCGTTTGCCCCACTGTGGGCGTCGGCGGACACATAAGCGGAGGAGGGTACGGCACAATGGTGCGCAAATACGGCCTTGCAGCCGATCACGTGATCGACGCTCGCATAGTCGATGTCAATGGCAGAATTCTGGACAGAGAAGCCATGGGGGAGGATCTGTTCTGGGCCattagaggaggaggaggagccaGCTTCGGAGTCATTCTCTCCTGGCAAATCAAATTGGTTCCGGTCCCATCAACCGTGACCGTGTTCAGACTCAACAGAACCTTGGAGCAAAACGCAACCCACCTCGTCCACCGGTGGCAGTATGTCGCCGACAAGATTGACGAAGACCTACTGATCAGAGTCATCGTGAGAACCGTAAACTCCACCCGCGGCGGGAAGCAGAACCAGAGTACGGTACAAGCAACGTTTAGTTCATTTTTCCTGGGCGGCGTTGAAGGGCTCCTAGATGTGATGCAAAAGAGCTTCCCGGAGCTGGGATTGGCGAAAGAGGACTGCATCGAAATGAGCTGGATCGAATCAGTCCTCTACGTCGCGGGATTTTCCCGCGGCCAGCCCCTCGATGTATTGCTCAACAGGACTCCTCTGGTGAGGGCGTTTTTCAAAACCAAATCAGACTATGTTAGAGAACCCATTTCTAAAATTGGGCTGGAGAGAATATGGGAGAGGCTTTACCATATGAACGTAGGAGAAGCGCAGCTATACCTGACGCCATTTGGAGGAAGAATGAATGATATCTCGGAGAGCGAAACACCATTCCCGCACAGAGCCGGGAACGTTTACCAAATTCAGTACTTGCTGGTGTGGGGGGAGGAAGGGGCTCCGGCGCTGAAACGGCACTTGGGTTGGATGAGAAAGCTCTACGGCTATATGGCGCGCTATGTTTCGAAGTCTCCAAGGGCAGCGTACATCAATTACAGGGATCTGGAGTTGGGAGTGAACGCCCCCAGAGGCAGCACCAGTTACAAACGTGCAAGCACTTGGGGCCTCAAATATTTCAAGAACAACTTCAACAGATTAGTGCATGTGAAGACCATGGTTGATCCGGGGAATTTCTTCAGGAACGAACAAAGCATCCCATCTCTTGCTGTCTAA
- the LOC131165881 gene encoding tetrahydroberberine oxidase-like codes for MKMEASSSTLILLSLVSLLLISVSWASSSAHTNQNFLQCLYTSGNSTSISEVIYTPTNSSYTSILQFPIQNFRFLTPNTPKPQVIVTPLHESHIQDAIICSKKYGMQIRVRSGGHDFEGLSYVADHGDVHPFVVIDLINLRSVSVDVENGAAWVQAGATIGELYYAIAKKSRTLGFPGGVCPTVGVGGHISGGGYGTMVRKYGLAADHVIDARIVDVNGRILDREAMGEDLFWAIRGGGGASFGVILAWQIKLVPVPSTVAVFRLNRTLEQNATHLVHRWQYVADKIDEDLLIRVIVRTVNSTRGGKQNQSTVQATFSSFFLGGVEGLLEVMQKSFPELGLAKEDCIEMSWIESVLYVAGFSRGQPLDVLLNRTPLVRAFFKTKSDYVREPISKIGLERIWERLYHMNVGEAQLYLTPFGGRMNDISESETPFPHRAGNVYQIPYLLVWGEEGAPALKRHLGWMRKLYGYMARYVSKSPRAAYINYRDLELGVNAPRGSTSYKRASTWGLKYFKNNFNRLVHVKTMVDPGNFFRNEQSIPSLAV; via the coding sequence ATGAAGATGGAGGCTTCAAGCTCTACACTAATTTTACTCTCACTTGTTTCTCTTCTCCTCATCTCTGTTTCATGGGCATCTTCATCAGCTCATACGAACCAGAACTTTCTTCAATGCCTCTACACTTCCGGCAACTCCACCTCCATCTCCGAAGTCATTTACACCCCGACCAACTCCTCCTACACATCAATCTTGCAGTTCCCAATTCAAAACTTTCGATTTTTGACACCCAACACACCAAAGCCACAGGTCATCGTCACCCCTTTGCATGAATCTCACATTCAAGACGCCATTATTTGCTCCAAGAAGTATGGCATGCAGATCAGAGTTCGGAGCGGAGGCCACGACTTCGAGGGCCTTTCCTACGTCGCTGATCACGGTGACGTTCATCCGTTCGTCGTCATCGATCTCATAAATCTTCGCTCAGTTAGTGTTGATGTAGAAAATGGAGCCGCGTGGGTTCAAGCGGGCGCAACAATTGGAGAACTTTATTACGCAATTGCGAAGAAGAGTAGAACTCTTGGCTTCCCGGGAGGCGTTTGCCCCACTGTGGGCGTCGGCGGACACATAAGCGGAGGAGGGTACGGCACAATGGTGCGCAAATACGGCCTTGCAGCCGATCACGTGATCGACGCTCGCATAGTCGATGTCAATGGCAGAATTCTGGACAGAGAAGCCATGGGGGAGGATCTGTTCTGGGCCattagaggaggaggaggagccaGCTTCGGAGTCATTCTCGCCTGGCAAATCAAATTGGTTCCGGTCCCATCAACCGTGGCCGTGTTCAGACTCAACAGAACCTTGGAGCAAAACGCAACCCACCTCGTCCACCGGTGGCAGTATGTCGCCGACAAGATTGACGAAGACCTACTGATCAGAGTCATCGTGAGAACCGTAAACTCCACCCGCGGCGGGAAGCAGAACCAGAGTACTGTACAAGCAACGTTTAGTTCATTTTTCCTGGGCGGCGTTGAAGGGCTCCTAGAGGTGATGCAAAAGAGCTTCCCGGAGCTGGGATTGGCGAAAGAGGACTGCATCGAAATGAGCTGGATCGAATCAGTCCTCTACGTCGCGGGATTTTCCCGCGGCCAGCCCCTCGATGTATTGCTCAACAGGACTCCTCTGGTGAGGGCGTTTTTCAAAACCAAATCAGACTATGTTAGAGAACCCATTTCTAAAATTGGGCTGGAGAGAATATGGGAGAGGCTTTACCATATGAACGTAGGAGAAGCGCAGCTATACCTGACGCCATTTGGAGGAAGAATGAATGATATCTCGGAGAGCGAAACACCATTCCCGCACAGAGCCGGGAACGTTTACCAAATTCCGTACTTGCTGGTGTGGGGGGAGGAAGGGGCTCCGGCGCTGAAACGGCACTTGGGTTGGATGAGAAAGCTCTACGGCTATATGGCGCGCTATGTTTCGAAGTCTCCAAGGGCAGCGTACATCAATTACAGGGATCTGGAGTTGGGAGTGAACGCCCCCAGAGGCAGCACCAGTTACAAACGTGCAAGCACTTGGGGCCTCAAATATTTCAAGAACAACTTCAACAGATTAGTGCATGTGAAGACCATGGTTGATCCGGGGAATTTCTTCAGGAACGAACAAAGCATCCCATCTCTTGCTGTCTAA